The following coding sequences are from one Brooklawnia cerclae window:
- a CDS encoding DUF1003 domain-containing protein, translating into MADDKWADDDRLSTPGPRSGFQWPRRMRFDQESFGRFAEWIARYMGSPAFIMWMTVFIAAWIVFNAVAPASIRFDENPFILLTLMLSIEAAYSAPLILLAQNRQEDRDRMSLDEDRRISAQSRADMDYLAREIASLRSGVGELATRDFIRSEIRDQLRDLLEELERADEPPDEH; encoded by the coding sequence GTGGCTGACGACAAGTGGGCGGACGACGACCGCCTGAGCACGCCCGGGCCCCGCTCGGGCTTCCAGTGGCCGCGCCGGATGCGATTCGATCAGGAGTCGTTCGGACGCTTCGCCGAGTGGATCGCCCGCTACATGGGCAGCCCGGCGTTCATCATGTGGATGACGGTGTTCATCGCCGCCTGGATCGTGTTCAACGCCGTCGCCCCGGCCTCGATCCGGTTCGACGAGAACCCGTTCATCCTCCTGACCCTCATGCTGTCGATCGAGGCGGCCTACTCGGCTCCGCTGATCCTGCTCGCGCAGAACCGGCAGGAGGACCGCGACCGGATGAGCCTGGACGAGGACCGGCGCATCTCGGCCCAGAGCCGGGCAGACATGGACTACCTCGCGCGCGAGATCGCGTCCCTGCGCAGCGGTGTCGGCGAGCTCGCGACGCGCGACTTCATCCGATCCGAGATCCGTGACCAACTGCGCGACCTGCTGGAGGAGCTGGAACGGGCCGACGAGCCGCCGGACGAGCACTAG
- a CDS encoding P-loop NTPase — MTHEHPLRPAVMAALETVIDPEIRRPITDLGMVDELEIDGEGVVHLSVLLTVSGCPLRSTIERDVQTALAKVDGVAGVQLQIGSMNAEQRAQLTAKLRGGHPEPVIAFAQPGSLTKVIAIASGKGGVGKSSVTVNLALALARLGHSVGLLDADIYGHSVPDLLGLSEDARPTVVDSMILPVPVEFVSADGKTAVLKVISMGMLKESRDQVIAWRGPILDRALTQLLSDVFWGDLDFFLIDLPPGTGDVALSIGQKLPGSDMIVVTTPQPSVAVVSERAGTMGSMVHQNVIGVVENMSWYETTCPHCGKQHRIELFGAGGGQQTADALTDRLAREVPLLAQIPMDTAMGADTEHQAPIVVAFPDLPAAQAIGSLAERIAAARPSLVGRPLNLMTS, encoded by the coding sequence GTGACCCACGAACACCCGCTGCGCCCCGCCGTGATGGCCGCGCTCGAGACCGTCATCGATCCCGAGATCCGCCGTCCCATCACCGACCTGGGCATGGTCGACGAACTGGAGATCGACGGCGAGGGTGTCGTCCACCTGTCCGTGCTGCTGACCGTGTCGGGGTGCCCGCTGCGCAGCACGATCGAACGTGACGTACAGACGGCGTTGGCGAAGGTCGATGGCGTTGCCGGGGTGCAGTTGCAGATCGGGTCGATGAACGCCGAACAGCGCGCACAGCTCACCGCCAAACTGCGCGGCGGGCACCCCGAGCCCGTGATCGCGTTCGCGCAGCCCGGCAGCCTGACGAAGGTCATCGCCATCGCGTCCGGCAAGGGCGGGGTCGGGAAGAGTTCGGTCACCGTCAACCTCGCCCTCGCCCTCGCCCGGCTCGGGCACTCGGTGGGTCTGCTGGACGCGGACATCTACGGCCATTCGGTGCCCGACCTGCTCGGTCTGTCCGAGGACGCGCGCCCGACCGTCGTCGACTCGATGATCCTGCCCGTGCCGGTGGAGTTCGTGTCGGCCGACGGCAAGACCGCGGTGCTCAAGGTCATCAGCATGGGCATGCTGAAGGAGTCCCGCGACCAGGTGATCGCCTGGCGTGGCCCGATCCTCGACCGCGCTCTCACCCAACTGCTCAGCGACGTGTTCTGGGGAGACCTGGACTTCTTCCTTATCGACCTGCCCCCGGGCACGGGTGACGTCGCCCTGTCCATCGGCCAGAAGCTCCCGGGCAGCGACATGATCGTCGTCACCACCCCGCAGCCCAGCGTCGCCGTGGTCTCGGAGCGGGCCGGGACGATGGGCTCGATGGTGCACCAGAACGTCATCGGCGTCGTCGAGAACATGAGCTGGTACGAGACGACCTGCCCCCACTGCGGCAAGCAGCATCGCATCGAGTTGTTCGGGGCCGGTGGCGGCCAGCAGACCGCGGACGCGCTCACCGACCGCCTCGCCCGTGAGGTGCCGCTGCTCGCGCAGATCCCGATGGACACCGCCATGGGCGCCGACACCGAACATCAGGCCCCGATAGTCGTCGCCTTCCCCGACCTGCCCGCCGCGCAGGCGATCGGCTCGCTGGCCGAGCGGATCGCCGCCGCCCGTCCCTCACTGGTGGGTCGCCCGCTCAACCTGATGACCTCCTGA